In the genome of Arthrobacter alpinus, the window CCATGCAAATTGCGGACACAGTCACCCAACACATCATCGAAGACCTCGTCGATCTGAACTGGGGTCCGGATGAGCCGGCGCCAAAGCTCGTCTTTGACGAGATCGGCTCCCGACACCCTGCAACCGCTGAAGCAATCAAGGCATTGATTGACTGCGGTGCCCTGACAGCTGACGGGGACCTTGAAACGCATCTCCGCACCATCTACGGGCTACCGTCCCTATCCCCGGGAGAGCGAACCAAGATCCGCACCGGAACACCGCTGAAGGCCGCGCCTGGCACAGCAGCAGAAACACCCACGAAAGGACAAACGGCATGACAGTTACCCAACCCGTCCGGCCTGCGGCCGCTGAGCCGGTGCAATGGTACCGAATGGAAGCGGACTCCGCTTCCAGCTCGGCCGAGGTATTCATCTACGGCGCCATCGGCGGCTGGTTTGGTGTCGACGCAACCCAGTTCGTTCGTGACATCGCCACCCTCGACGTCAAAGAGATCCAGCTGCGTGTCAACAGCCCCGGTGGTTCCGTCTACGACGGCGTGGCCATCATGAACGCGCTCAAGCGGCACAAAGCCAAGGTCGTAGCCTCCGTGGATGGTATCGCCGCCAGCGCGGCTTCCTTCATCATCATGGCAGCCGACGAAATCCAGATGGGCCCCGGCTCCGAGGTAATGATCCACGACGCATGGGCCTACACCGCGGGCAACGCCGGCGAACTTACCGACGAAGCCGCCCACCTGGACCGAATCTCCAACTCCATCGCGAGCCTCTACGCCAGCAGGGCAGGAGGCACCGCAGAAGAGTGGCGCGACGCCATGAAAGCCGAGTCCTGGTACTCAGCCAAAGAAGCCGTCGCAGCAGGGCTCGCCGACAGCGTCACGGGCGACACTGCGAACAAGGCCACAGACTCCGTTGACGCCTTCACGGAAGTCTCCAGATTCCTCCACACCGGCCGCGGAAACGCCCCAACACCGTGGATGCCACCAGGACAACAAACGGCCGACAGCGCCACACGCATGCCAGTCAGCGCCGTCGTACAAGAAGCCGCCGACTGGCTCAACACCACCAAGTCTCGTGCAGGGTTCCCTCCCGGCACGGAAAAGCTCGTCGCCGCTCTCGCCGACGAGCCCCACGAACCGAATGCACCGCAGACGGTCAACACCACCAACGCAGGGAAAGGAACTGACGACATGTCAGCAGAAGTAATCAAGGGGCTCCGCGAGCGGATCGGCATCCCCGCCGAAGCAACCCTCAACGACAACGAAATTCTCGCCGCCCTCGATGAAGCGCTCGCAGAGCAGGCAGAACCCACCAACGCAGTCACAGCAGCCGCTGCTGCCGGGACAGTCGTTCTGGACGAGGCCGCTTACAACGAGCTGAAGGACCAAGCTGCCCAGGGCAGTGCAGCCCGTAAGCAGCAGCTCGCAACGGATCGTGCCAATCTGGTCAACGCCGCCGTCAACGACGGACGCATTGCCCCTGCTCGGCGTGAGCACTGGGTGAACACGCTCGAAGCTGATCCGGGCATGGAAGCAGCCCTCGCCGGCCTCGCCAAGGGCCTCGTGCCCCTCGAGGCGGCCGGTTACACCGGTGGCGTCGATGAGGCCTCGGATGAGAATTCCACCTACAGCAAGATCTTCAACACCACGAAGGAGTCCTGACCATGGCTCAGTACCTGCCTGCATTCCGCCCCGGTGACACCGTCACTTTCGAGGTCACCGCAGCGGTGACCGGGGGCCACCCCGTTCAGGTTGGCACCGCAGATCGCTCTGTAGCGCCCGCCATCGCAGCATCCACCACGTATGTGGGAATTGCTGGCCACGACGCCGCTGTGGGCGACAAGGTCACCGTCGAACTAGGCAAGTCTGTCCACCTGCTGGTGGCACTCGGTGCCGTGGCTCGTGGGGCGAAGGTCGAAGCTGCCGGCAGCGGCAAGGTTCGAACCGCCACGACCGGCACGGCCATTGGCCTTGCACTCACCTCGGCCGGAGACGGTGCTCCCGTCCAGGTCCTCCAGTTCTGAGAAGGGAACAACAATGAAGATCTACCCCTACACCCCGAGCCAGCTCGCGGCGGCCAGCGCCACCGATCTGCTGGCCTTCGTCAAGTCCCCGACCCTGCTCGCACGCCGTTTGGGAGAAATCCTCACGGCTCAGCAGTTCATCGGAAACTCTCTCCTGCAGGGTCGATACACCCTGCAGGGCGGCGCTATCGCGGTTCCGTCGAACGAGAAGATCCGTACCGACCGCAGGGCCGAGACCGTAGCTCCCGGCGCCGAGTACAAGCTCACGCCTTTGAGTGCCGAGCAGTACGAGGTCTACACGGGATCCAAAGAAGGTATTGCCACGGAGGTCACGGACGAGGAGGTTGGTCGGAGCCTTCGCCAGCCCATCGATGACGCCATGCTGCTCCTGCAGACTGAGCTGGTGTTCAATGCCAACGAGCTGGCCTTGGGTGTCATCACGTCCTCTGTCACGCAGACGCTCGCAGGTGCTGCGTGGACGAATGGTAAGCAGATCCTCAAGGACGCTCTTCGCGCCGAGGCCACTATTCGCCGTCTGAAGTTGGGCTACTCCGTCGACACGGTAGTTCTCAACAGCCTTCAGTACGCCGAAGTGCTTCCGGAGCTGACGGATCTTCTGCCCAGCTCGGACACTTCGGCGATCACGGGCAATTGGCCGAAGATCAACGGTCTGACGTGGATTGCCAGCGACGACGACGAGATCTCTGATCCGTTGTTCGTGGACAGCCGCCGCCTCGGTGGCATCGCTCGTGAAAACATCCCCTCTCCGGAGTACCGCCCCGTGGGTGGCGATACCGGTGTGGAGATCGCGTCCATCCGTGAACCGCGTGCGGACAAGTCTCGCCTGCAGGCCCGCAACCCGCACGTGCCGGTGGTTACCAACCCCCTCGCTGGCATCTTCCTCACCGGAACAGGAGCATAACCATGGCTGATACATACGTAGCGAAAGCGAACGTCGTCAAGGTATCCGTCGGCCCAGCTGATGGCAATCGCGTGGCTCGCCTTGTCCGGGTCGGCGGGGTGATCCCCGAGGGCGTTGATGAGGAGACACTGAAGGGCCTCGCGAAGCGCGGCTTGATCGAACGAGTGAAGCCGGAATCCACGCAGACGGCAGCAGCAAAGGTTAAGGCCGAGGCCGAAGCAGCTGCCAAAGAAAAGGCCGCAGCCGAGGCGAAAGCCGCGGCTGACAAGGCCGCCGCCGAGAAGGCAGCAGCCAAGTAGCAGGAGGAAGGGGGCGCCATGGATAATCTTGCAGAAGTCGCGGATCTAGAAGGCGCGTGGCGTCCTCTCAACCCGACAGAGACGGCCCGAGCTACGTACTACCTTGGTGCGGTTTCCAGGTACATCCGGCGCCGTTGGAAAGACGTTGACCAGCGCATCACAGCGCAGACTTTGGGCGCTGATGATGTGAAGGATGTGGTGGTGCAGCTGGTGCTGCCGAAGCTGGAAATAGCTCCGGTTCTCAACGCCAAGTCGTGGTCCCAGGGTGCGGGCCCCTATTCACAGCAAGTTTCGTTAAAGACAGACACTCGCGAGATGTTCGAGCTTGAAGACTGGATGGTTTCTGTATTCGAAGGTTTGTCATCGACAGTTGCGCTGCCTGTTTTTCATGCTCCGCCGTCTGGTCGGTACGAGAGTGTGTTTATCTGGCCGGAAGGATGTGAGTAGGCATGTGGTCAATGTTCCCTCTGCCTCACGGTGAGACCATTACGAGGCTACGTCGCAAAATGGTTGAGGATCCGTACTCGGGAGAGCTGACTCAGGGCCGTTGGGAGGACGCTGACGAGCTTTCAATTGTGTGTGCTGCGGTCGCTGCGTCCTCGACCACTGAGCCAGCCTCGCCGAACCGACAAATGGTAATCACGTCCATGAGCGTCTACGGCCCACCTGACATGGACGTCCAGCCGGCGGATCGAATCAGGGACAGTCGTGGACTGTGGGAAGTCTCGGGTGAGAACGCGGCTTGGAAAAACCCGTTCACCGGGTGGCGCCCGGGCGATGAATTCCCACTGAAGAGGGTGGTGGGTTGATGAAATGGAATGAAGGATTCTTCTCTGAGATTCTCAATTCGGCCGATGTCGTGGGCATTGTGACCAACATCGCCAACCAGGTGGAGTCCGTTGCGAAGGCAAACGCCCCTGTGGATACGGGCGCCTACCGGGACACCATTCATGTCGTGGTCAAGCGCCGGGGTAAGCGGACGGTTGCTGCTGTGGTTGCCTCGAGCTCGCATTCAATGCTCGTCGAGTCCAGAACGGGCAATCTAGCCCGTGCACTGGGTCAGGTGGCCGGTGGTGGGTAGCCGGGTCCTGGACTCCGACCTTGAGTTGTTCCTGACTGGGTTCATTCGCGCGGAGTTGGCTCTCATTGGATCTCCGATTGCTCAGGGCGTTTTCGTTTCGAATGCTTTCCCGCCTACGGCCAAGCCCAAGACGGTGGTGGTGATGGATAATGGCGGCCCGTCGACGTCTGTCATTACTCGGCAGTCCCGTCTGGGGGTGACTGTCCTTGCGGGGGATGATCCTAGCCAAGGTGCTGACGCTAAGGAGTTGGCCCGGTTGGTGAAGATGATCATCAACGATTCAGCCCGTACTGATCCGGGCAATCCGGTGGCGGTCGTGGTGAATTCTGCAGGACCGTATCGGATCACCGAGGAAAGCGGCCAGCCGAGCTATTTCATGACGTTTGAGCTGGTCGTTGTCGGGAAGCCTTTCGATTAGCGTCACTGCCCCATCCAATTCGTTTCAAGCCATCCACACCGAGTGGGTGGCATTCCTATTTAGGAGGAAAAACAATGGCTAAAGATTCCAAAGGCAATGATGTTTCCGCCGTCGGTATTCCGGTCACGGGGCGCATGGGATTCGCCCCTGAAGGAACCGCCGGCCCGACCCCGTCCGAGGGTGCCGTAATTGGCTTCACTCTCGATCCGGCCTATCAGGTCCCGGGTCTGTTGACCGACGACGGCGGCCCTGAGTGGACGCTGGAGGCTGACGGTGACCCTGTCGAGTTCTGGCAGGAGGGCTACACGCTCCCGTCAGGGCTGGCTAAGGCTGAGGTTTCTCAGACCTATGCCCAGACGGACGAGACGGTCCGCTCGATCATCCGTGGCCAGGTCGCTGATGAGAACGGGTACATGACGATCGATGCTGGCGGCACCGATACGAAGTACTCGATGTTTTCTGAAGAGATCTTCAAGAACGGCACGATCCGGCGCCGTTGGGCCCCGGATGTGAACGTCCTTTCCGTGAAGGAAGTGAAGTCCAAGCGCGGTGACGTCATGGGCTACGAGACCACCTACA includes:
- a CDS encoding Gp19/Gp15/Gp42 family protein produces the protein MDNLAEVADLEGAWRPLNPTETARATYYLGAVSRYIRRRWKDVDQRITAQTLGADDVKDVVVQLVLPKLEIAPVLNAKSWSQGAGPYSQQVSLKTDTREMFELEDWMVSVFEGLSSTVALPVFHAPPSGRYESVFIWPEGCE
- a CDS encoding HK97 gp10 family phage protein, giving the protein MKWNEGFFSEILNSADVVGIVTNIANQVESVAKANAPVDTGAYRDTIHVVVKRRGKRTVAAVVASSSHSMLVESRTGNLARALGQVAGGG
- a CDS encoding capsid cement protein, whose translation is MAQYLPAFRPGDTVTFEVTAAVTGGHPVQVGTADRSVAPAIAASTTYVGIAGHDAAVGDKVTVELGKSVHLLVALGAVARGAKVEAAGSGKVRTATTGTAIGLALTSAGDGAPVQVLQF
- a CDS encoding head maturation protease, ClpP-related, giving the protein MTVTQPVRPAAAEPVQWYRMEADSASSSAEVFIYGAIGGWFGVDATQFVRDIATLDVKEIQLRVNSPGGSVYDGVAIMNALKRHKAKVVASVDGIAASAASFIIMAADEIQMGPGSEVMIHDAWAYTAGNAGELTDEAAHLDRISNSIASLYASRAGGTAEEWRDAMKAESWYSAKEAVAAGLADSVTGDTANKATDSVDAFTEVSRFLHTGRGNAPTPWMPPGQQTADSATRMPVSAVVQEAADWLNTTKSRAGFPPGTEKLVAALADEPHEPNAPQTVNTTNAGKGTDDMSAEVIKGLRERIGIPAEATLNDNEILAALDEALAEQAEPTNAVTAAAAAGTVVLDEAAYNELKDQAAQGSAARKQQLATDRANLVNAAVNDGRIAPARREHWVNTLEADPGMEAALAGLAKGLVPLEAAGYTGGVDEASDENSTYSKIFNTTKES
- a CDS encoding IPT/TIG domain-containing protein, giving the protein MAKDSKGNDVSAVGIPVTGRMGFAPEGTAGPTPSEGAVIGFTLDPAYQVPGLLTDDGGPEWTLEADGDPVEFWQEGYTLPSGLAKAEVSQTYAQTDETVRSIIRGQVADENGYMTIDAGGTDTKYSMFSEEIFKNGTIRRRWAPDVNVLSVKEVKSKRGDVMGYETTYKINRSDLVGGKHFGEWLILPGGVVVSISTATPADAAAAATVTITGTGFTGTTAVKFGASNATSFAVVSNTSITAVMPAGSAGSAQITVTTPSGNATFAYNRG